The following is a genomic window from Armatimonadota bacterium.
TTCGGCCAGAGTACGGCTGCGGGGGTCGAGCGTGTCGAGATTGGGGATTTCGTAGCGGTTGCCGTGAGCGTCCTTGATGAGGATGCGCGAGGCCCCCAGCCACCATACGCTCTCGGAGCGGGAGCGCACCTCGAACACGCGCGGGCCGCGGTCGGTGGTGACATGCCAGGTGGCGGTGCCGTAGCGCTCCTCGATGCGGTGGATGGCGGTGACGCGGGAGAGGAAGTACGAGCGATCGAGGGCGGTGCGGACCACCTCCGCCGATTCCGGGTCCAGCAGCTTGGGGTCTTCCAGGATCCCGATCTCCTGGCCGTCGCGGTCGCACAAAATG
Proteins encoded in this region:
- a CDS encoding DUF1854 domain-containing protein — protein: MTPAFDSPSRPTVLLDPQAITIRRDRHRGVKVRLHDGTTAYRVRLVEAFPVTRRRRFIILCDRDGQEIGILEDPKLLDPESAEVVRTALDRSYFLSRVTAIHRIEERYGTATWHVTTDRGPRVFEVRSRSESVWWLGASRILIKDAHGNRYEIPNLDTLDPRSRTLAELHI